Proteins encoded together in one Planctomyces sp. SH-PL14 window:
- the metG gene encoding methionine--tRNA ligase, with amino-acid sequence MSERRILVTSALPYANGHIHIGHLVEYIQTDIWVRFQKLRGHRCVFMCADDTHGTAIMIRARQEGRTEEAVIADMREAHVRDFSGFDIAFDNYGSTNSEENRELCHEIWGALRKADVVVERTSERLYDPEFQTFLADRFVKGTCPKCGTADQHGDGCEVCLTQYAPTDLINPKSTLSGATPVPRESTQLFVQIEGLHEFLDQWTQTSGALQSETANYLKNHFLNEPLRDWDVSRPAKYFGFEIPDSPGNFWYVWFDAPIGYIASTAEWCQKNGEKLDDWWKNPATEVHHFIGKDITYFHTLFWPAMLKTAGFNLPKKVHIHGFLTVDGKKMSKRDGTFISAATYLKHLDPSYLRYYYASKQGTRLDDLDLNLDDFQKKIDSDLVGKVVNIASRCAKLLAGQTLAPTYPDDGGLFAQGAAASERIAELYEACDYNAAMREIVELANRANEYIDRTQPWMVRKDPARQEEVRAICSIGLNLFRQIVVYLAPVLPRLAQQTGELLGTPVTTWADAQTPLVDKTVHEYQHMMKRVEPKKVSAMVDESKPAEPQVQKMAVAVESAEQQAAEAVREGEALVADSGDQLAAEPLVADHCSIDDLMKADLRVARVIEAKHVEGADKLLQLTLSLGGDVTRNVFAGIKKAYKPEDMIGQLVICCANLKPRQMKFGLSEGMVLAVGPGGSDVFLLRADSGAKPGMRVH; translated from the coding sequence ATGTCAGAACGCCGCATCCTCGTCACTTCCGCTCTCCCGTACGCCAACGGGCACATCCACATCGGGCACCTGGTCGAATACATCCAGACCGATATCTGGGTCCGCTTCCAGAAGCTTCGCGGGCACCGGTGCGTCTTTATGTGTGCCGACGACACCCACGGCACCGCGATCATGATCCGCGCCCGTCAGGAGGGGCGGACAGAGGAAGCGGTCATCGCCGATATGCGGGAGGCCCACGTCCGGGACTTCTCCGGGTTCGACATCGCCTTCGACAACTACGGCAGCACGAACAGCGAAGAGAACCGCGAACTGTGCCACGAGATCTGGGGGGCGCTGCGGAAGGCCGACGTGGTCGTCGAGCGGACTTCGGAGCGGCTCTACGATCCGGAATTCCAGACGTTCCTGGCGGACCGGTTCGTGAAGGGAACCTGTCCCAAATGCGGCACGGCGGATCAGCATGGTGACGGCTGTGAAGTTTGCCTGACGCAGTATGCGCCGACGGACCTGATCAATCCCAAGAGCACGCTCTCCGGAGCGACACCGGTCCCGAGAGAGAGCACTCAGCTGTTCGTCCAGATCGAAGGACTGCACGAGTTCCTTGATCAGTGGACGCAGACGAGCGGCGCCCTCCAGAGCGAGACCGCCAACTACCTCAAGAATCATTTCCTCAACGAGCCGCTGCGGGACTGGGACGTCTCGCGCCCGGCGAAGTATTTCGGCTTCGAGATCCCCGACAGCCCGGGGAACTTCTGGTACGTCTGGTTCGACGCTCCGATCGGCTACATCGCCTCGACCGCCGAGTGGTGCCAGAAGAACGGAGAGAAGCTCGACGACTGGTGGAAGAACCCGGCCACAGAGGTCCACCACTTCATCGGCAAGGACATCACGTATTTCCATACACTGTTCTGGCCGGCGATGCTCAAGACCGCCGGGTTCAACCTCCCGAAGAAGGTCCACATCCACGGCTTCCTGACGGTCGACGGGAAGAAGATGTCCAAGCGGGACGGGACCTTCATCAGCGCCGCGACGTACCTCAAGCATCTCGATCCGAGCTACCTGCGGTACTACTACGCCTCCAAGCAGGGGACGCGGCTCGACGACCTGGACCTGAACCTCGACGACTTCCAGAAGAAGATCGACTCCGATCTCGTCGGCAAAGTGGTGAACATCGCCAGCCGGTGCGCGAAGCTTCTGGCCGGGCAGACCCTCGCTCCGACCTATCCGGATGACGGCGGGCTGTTCGCCCAGGGAGCGGCGGCGAGCGAGCGGATCGCCGAGCTGTACGAGGCGTGCGACTACAACGCCGCGATGCGGGAGATCGTCGAGCTCGCCAACCGGGCGAACGAGTACATCGACCGCACGCAGCCCTGGATGGTCCGCAAGGATCCGGCCCGGCAGGAAGAGGTCCGCGCGATCTGCTCGATCGGCCTCAATCTGTTCCGGCAGATCGTGGTCTACCTCGCTCCGGTCCTGCCGCGGCTGGCGCAGCAGACGGGCGAGCTCCTGGGGACGCCGGTTACAACTTGGGCCGACGCCCAGACGCCGCTCGTGGACAAGACCGTCCACGAGTACCAGCACATGATGAAACGAGTCGAACCGAAGAAGGTGAGTGCGATGGTTGATGAATCGAAGCCGGCGGAACCTCAGGTCCAGAAGATGGCTGTCGCCGTGGAGTCGGCGGAGCAGCAGGCGGCCGAAGCGGTTCGTGAAGGGGAAGCCCTCGTGGCGGACAGCGGTGATCAGCTTGCCGCCGAGCCGCTCGTGGCGGATCACTGCTCGATTGACGATTTGATGAAGGCGGACCTCCGCGTCGCCCGCGTCATCGAGGCCAAGCATGTGGAAGGGGCGGACAAGCTGCTCCAGCTGACGCTGAGTCTGGGCGGGGACGTGACTCGCAACGTCTTCGCCGGGATCAAGAAGGCGTACAAGCCCGAAGACATGATCGGCCAGCTCGTCATCTGTTGCGCGAACCTGAAGCCGCGGCAGATGAAGTTCGGCCTCAGCGAGGGGATGGTCCTCGCCGTCGGCCCAGGCGGCAGCGACGTCTTCCTCCTCCGCGCCGACAGCGGGGCGAAGCCGGGGATGCGCGTGCATTGA
- a CDS encoding GxxExxY protein, with the protein MTEQELNALTERVIGCAFQVGNTLGCGFLERVYENALAHELRLSSIVVESQIPLPVIYKGVTVGDYIADLLVERVLLIEVKATREHNEAFAAQCLNYLKAAKLPLCLLINFGRPKVDIRRLRANDGWRDPS; encoded by the coding sequence ATGACCGAACAGGAGTTGAACGCCCTGACGGAGCGCGTCATTGGATGCGCGTTTCAGGTTGGCAATACACTGGGATGCGGTTTCCTGGAGCGCGTTTACGAGAACGCCCTTGCACATGAGCTGCGGCTGAGCTCGATCGTGGTCGAGTCGCAGATTCCGCTCCCCGTCATCTACAAGGGCGTTACAGTTGGAGACTACATCGCGGACCTACTGGTCGAACGAGTCCTGTTGATCGAGGTCAAGGCGACTCGCGAGCACAACGAGGCGTTTGCCGCCCAGTGCTTGAACTATCTGAAAGCGGCCAAGCTCCCGCTGTGTCTCCTGATCAACTTCGGGCGCCCCAAGGTGGACATCCGCAGGCTCCGAGCGAATGACGGTTGGCGCGATCCCTCCTGA
- a CDS encoding neutral/alkaline non-lysosomal ceramidase N-terminal domain-containing protein, producing the protein MVRFAAFVFVVLLSGPMARAADPPASPFRAGAATSDLTPELGSEIIGGFAPFPATHVHDDLRARCLVLDDGQTRLAIVVCDLLGIGRSVSTEARRIIMETTGIPPEQVLISATHTHSAASALGQNRFKNDQELDNYQKFIARRIADGVRSAANTLRPAELAIGTVEIPEHVFNRRWFMKEGTMPENPFGKIDKAKMNPPAGSPNLVKPVGPTDPTVSIVSVREPGGPPISVFATYSLHYVGGVGNGHISSDYYGMFCTELARLLDAEHLDPPFAALLANGTSGDINNIDFKNPRPGKKPYEQMRYVAHDVAKRVHAKLPELTYKTDVKLAARYREPVLKWRRATDAELQWAKDTLTNRPEVPGKTDLSRIYAQRTLSLAEYPETTPVPVQVFRIGDAAIGTMPCEVFCEIGLEFRERSGLKPAWMVSLNHGYYGYLPTPAQHDLGGYETWIGTNRLERDASVKLLDQLIEMVGEID; encoded by the coding sequence ATGGTTCGTTTTGCGGCCTTTGTCTTCGTCGTCCTGCTCAGTGGCCCAATGGCCCGTGCCGCCGATCCGCCGGCGAGTCCATTCCGGGCCGGGGCCGCGACGAGCGACCTGACGCCCGAACTCGGCTCGGAGATCATCGGCGGGTTCGCGCCGTTCCCCGCCACGCATGTCCACGATGACCTCCGCGCACGCTGCCTTGTCCTGGACGACGGGCAGACCCGGCTCGCCATCGTCGTCTGCGATCTCCTGGGGATCGGGCGGAGCGTCAGCACAGAGGCCCGCCGGATCATCATGGAGACGACCGGGATTCCACCGGAGCAGGTCCTGATCTCCGCGACGCACACCCATTCCGCCGCGAGCGCCCTCGGGCAGAACCGTTTCAAGAACGACCAGGAGCTCGACAACTACCAGAAATTCATCGCCCGCCGGATCGCCGACGGGGTCCGTTCGGCCGCCAACACGCTCCGTCCCGCCGAGCTGGCGATCGGGACCGTCGAGATCCCCGAGCATGTCTTCAACCGCCGCTGGTTCATGAAGGAGGGGACGATGCCCGAGAACCCCTTCGGCAAGATCGACAAGGCGAAGATGAATCCCCCCGCCGGGAGCCCGAACCTTGTGAAGCCGGTCGGGCCGACCGATCCCACGGTCTCGATCGTCTCCGTACGCGAGCCGGGCGGACCGCCGATCTCGGTCTTCGCCACCTACTCGCTGCACTACGTCGGCGGGGTGGGGAACGGCCACATCTCGAGCGACTACTACGGGATGTTCTGCACCGAGCTGGCCCGGCTCCTCGATGCCGAGCACCTCGATCCGCCGTTCGCCGCCCTCCTGGCCAACGGGACGAGCGGCGACATCAACAACATCGACTTCAAGAACCCGCGGCCCGGCAAGAAGCCCTACGAGCAGATGCGGTACGTCGCGCACGACGTGGCGAAGCGTGTCCACGCCAAACTCCCGGAGCTGACCTACAAGACGGACGTCAAACTCGCGGCCCGTTACCGGGAACCTGTCCTCAAGTGGCGCCGCGCCACGGACGCCGAGTTGCAGTGGGCCAAGGACACACTCACGAACCGTCCCGAGGTCCCGGGCAAGACCGACCTCTCCCGGATCTACGCGCAGCGGACGCTTTCCCTGGCCGAGTATCCCGAGACGACGCCGGTTCCGGTCCAGGTCTTCCGGATCGGTGACGCGGCGATCGGGACGATGCCGTGTGAGGTCTTCTGTGAGATCGGTCTCGAGTTCCGCGAGCGGTCCGGTCTCAAGCCCGCCTGGATGGTCTCGCTGAACCACGGGTACTACGGCTATCTGCCGACGCCGGCGCAGCACGACCTTGGCGGCTACGAGACGTGGATCGGGACCAACCGCCTGGAGCGGGACGCCTCGGTCAAACTGCTCGACCAGCTGATTGAGATGGTTGGCGAGATTGATTGA
- a CDS encoding DUF1501 domain-containing protein, producing MSRPFSTPPAAASLRSSFAHPAVSRRSMIQAGAVGLLGLSMDSASALQAADVVTGSTGKAKSIIYIFLSGGLGQHDSFDLKPNAPDTIRGEFNPISTATPGIEICEHLPLLAKRSRDWALVRSLTHPSNDHSLAHHIMLTGRAEKPPRFLPDKPQSSDWPAMASVVGAVTRPRNNLPPAVVLPERLVHRTGRTIPGQFGGTMGSRGDAWFVEASPYNSVTYGAYPEYEFHHANGAEHNKAMAFTVPQLSLPEGLLEKRFQTRLDLLETIETQRRELERNATQAKFDRYRDAAVTLLTEKRVRASFDVLNAPAEIQERYGKNSFGWSLLMARRLVEAGVNFVQVNLGNNEAWDTHGNAFPHLKNFLFPPTDRAVAALLDDLRDSGLLDSTLVVMAGEFGRTPKTSTLTAHYKGPGRDHWGGVQTAFFAGGGVRGGQVIGSSDAQGAYPAALPQTPENMAATIYSALGIPESAAWHDEQNRPHHIYQGDVIPGLMG from the coding sequence ATGTCCCGCCCCTTCTCCACCCCGCCCGCGGCCGCCTCGCTCCGCTCCTCCTTCGCCCATCCCGCCGTCTCGCGGCGGTCGATGATCCAGGCCGGGGCCGTCGGACTGCTGGGGCTGTCGATGGACTCCGCCTCCGCTCTCCAGGCGGCCGATGTCGTGACCGGGTCGACGGGGAAGGCCAAGTCGATCATCTACATCTTCCTGTCGGGGGGCCTCGGCCAGCACGACAGCTTCGACCTCAAGCCGAACGCGCCCGACACGATCCGCGGCGAGTTCAACCCGATCTCGACCGCGACCCCCGGCATCGAGATCTGCGAGCACCTGCCGCTCCTGGCGAAGCGGAGCCGCGACTGGGCCCTCGTCCGGTCGCTGACGCATCCGAGCAACGACCATTCGCTCGCCCACCACATCATGCTGACGGGCCGCGCCGAGAAGCCGCCGCGGTTCCTCCCGGACAAGCCGCAGTCGAGCGACTGGCCCGCAATGGCCTCGGTCGTCGGCGCCGTGACGCGGCCGCGGAACAACCTTCCGCCGGCGGTCGTCCTGCCGGAGCGGCTCGTCCACCGGACCGGACGGACGATCCCCGGCCAGTTCGGCGGCACGATGGGCTCCCGCGGCGACGCTTGGTTCGTCGAAGCCTCCCCATACAACAGCGTCACCTACGGCGCGTACCCCGAGTACGAGTTCCACCACGCCAACGGAGCCGAGCACAATAAGGCGATGGCCTTCACGGTCCCGCAGCTCTCGCTCCCCGAGGGGCTCCTCGAAAAGCGTTTCCAGACGCGGCTCGATCTTCTGGAGACGATCGAAACCCAGCGCCGTGAGCTGGAGCGGAACGCGACCCAGGCCAAGTTCGACCGTTACCGGGACGCGGCCGTCACCCTCCTGACCGAGAAGCGGGTCCGGGCCTCGTTCGACGTCCTCAACGCTCCGGCCGAGATCCAGGAGCGGTACGGCAAGAACTCGTTCGGCTGGTCGCTCCTCATGGCCCGGCGGCTCGTCGAGGCGGGGGTCAACTTCGTGCAGGTGAACCTCGGCAACAACGAGGCGTGGGACACCCACGGCAACGCCTTCCCGCACCTCAAGAATTTTCTCTTCCCCCCGACCGACCGGGCCGTCGCCGCACTGCTGGACGACCTTCGCGATTCGGGGCTGCTCGACTCCACGCTCGTCGTCATGGCGGGCGAGTTCGGACGGACGCCGAAGACCTCGACGCTGACCGCTCACTACAAAGGCCCGGGACGCGATCACTGGGGGGGCGTCCAGACCGCGTTCTTCGCCGGCGGCGGCGTCCGCGGCGGTCAGGTCATCGGCAGCTCCGACGCCCAGGGGGCCTACCCGGCCGCTCTGCCGCAGACTCCGGAGAACATGGCGGCCACGATCTACTCCGCCCTCGGCATCCCCGAGTCGGCCGCCTGGCACGACGAACAGAACCGCCCGCACCACATCTATCAGGGGGATGTGATCCCCGGCCTGATGGGGTGA
- a CDS encoding NAD+ synthase, protein MRLALAQLNPTVGDLQGNADRLAAVVGQAQSDQAELVVTPELYISGYPPKDLLLRAGFVEHCDEVVEELATRFRSGPAVLVGHPTARKVPEGRIANAASLLAGGKIVATVQKMLLPNYDVFDERRYFRPAEYVAPIEYDGWKLGIHICEDAWWKEPETSYHIDPRPFPDPVEELAALGVDVFINLSASPFEVGKPGRRYRLLGRHVARHEHPFVFVNQVGGNDDLIFDGNSLVLDRAGGVVWQGKGFDVDYRVVDLEDLGPVHSLRHDSREGTILDALVLGLRDYMRKCGFRDCVLGLSGGIDSALACYIAAKAVGPEHVHGLLMPSRYSSRHSVDDAMALAKALGVDAQVIPIDAVHRSYETLETIGEDLSSQPQGLADQNLQARVRGAIVMTRSNRYNWLALATGNKSELAVGYCTLYGDMCGGFAVLSDLFKRDVYAVSRYVNEREGREVIPYSTIEKAPSAELAPNQFDQDTLPPYPILDGILEGLIEREESVKILSEKFPAEVVKWVAVRLDRNEFKRRQMAPGIKLSERAFGTGRRMPMAARIAYE, encoded by the coding sequence ATGCGTCTGGCACTGGCTCAGCTCAACCCGACCGTCGGCGACCTGCAGGGGAATGCCGACCGGCTGGCGGCCGTCGTCGGACAGGCGCAATCGGACCAGGCGGAACTGGTCGTCACCCCCGAGCTGTACATCAGCGGCTATCCGCCCAAGGACCTGCTGCTCCGCGCGGGATTCGTCGAGCACTGCGATGAGGTGGTCGAAGAACTCGCGACGCGGTTCCGCAGCGGTCCCGCCGTCCTCGTCGGGCATCCGACCGCCCGCAAGGTCCCCGAGGGACGGATCGCGAACGCTGCGAGCCTGCTGGCCGGCGGAAAGATCGTGGCGACCGTTCAGAAGATGCTTCTCCCGAACTACGACGTCTTCGACGAGCGGCGGTATTTCCGCCCGGCCGAGTACGTCGCCCCGATCGAGTACGACGGCTGGAAGCTCGGGATCCACATCTGTGAAGACGCGTGGTGGAAGGAGCCGGAGACCTCCTACCACATCGACCCCCGGCCATTCCCCGATCCGGTCGAAGAACTGGCGGCGCTCGGCGTGGACGTCTTCATCAATCTCTCGGCCAGCCCCTTTGAGGTCGGGAAGCCGGGCCGGCGGTACCGGCTGCTGGGCCGCCACGTTGCCCGGCACGAGCACCCCTTTGTCTTCGTCAACCAGGTCGGCGGAAACGACGATCTGATCTTCGACGGCAACAGCCTCGTCCTCGACCGCGCCGGCGGTGTCGTCTGGCAGGGGAAGGGGTTTGACGTCGACTACCGGGTGGTCGATCTCGAAGACCTGGGGCCGGTCCACTCCCTCCGCCACGACTCGCGCGAGGGAACGATCCTCGATGCCCTGGTCCTGGGCCTGCGGGACTACATGCGGAAGTGCGGGTTCCGCGACTGTGTGCTCGGCCTCTCGGGGGGGATCGACAGCGCGCTCGCCTGCTACATCGCCGCCAAGGCGGTCGGGCCGGAGCATGTCCACGGCCTCCTGATGCCGAGCCGCTACAGCAGCCGGCACAGTGTCGACGACGCCATGGCGCTCGCCAAGGCGCTCGGGGTCGACGCTCAGGTGATTCCGATCGACGCGGTCCACCGTTCCTATGAGACGCTGGAAACGATCGGCGAGGATCTCTCCTCGCAGCCGCAGGGGCTGGCGGACCAGAACCTCCAGGCCCGGGTCCGCGGCGCGATCGTGATGACCCGCAGCAACCGCTACAACTGGCTCGCCCTGGCGACGGGGAACAAGAGCGAGCTCGCGGTCGGCTACTGCACGCTCTACGGCGACATGTGCGGCGGCTTCGCCGTCCTGAGCGACCTCTTCAAGCGGGACGTCTATGCGGTCTCCCGCTACGTCAACGAGCGCGAGGGGCGGGAGGTCATCCCCTACAGCACCATCGAAAAGGCTCCGAGCGCTGAGCTGGCCCCGAACCAGTTCGACCAGGACACGCTCCCGCCATACCCGATCCTCGACGGCATCCTCGAAGGGCTGATCGAGCGCGAGGAGTCCGTGAAGATCCTCAGCGAAAAGTTCCCGGCCGAGGTCGTGAAGTGGGTGGCGGTGCGGCTCGACCGCAACGAGTTCAAGCGGCGGCAGATGGCCCCGGGGATCAAGCTCTCGGAGCGGGCCTTCGGAACCGGCCGCCGCATGCCGATGGCGGCACGGATCGCATACGAGTGA
- a CDS encoding Uma2 family endonuclease, whose product MASTASPPRVTPDDLLKMPDGDHFELVDGQLVEDRMSNESAWICLEIASLLREYARVDGRGVAFADGLQLRCFPDDSDRIRKPDACYFSAARFKPDLFPQGYCPIAPELVVEVVSPHDAYYEVERKVYEYLDAGVLLIWVISPESRTIVAYDRSGRIDHLTSSQTLTGNDVLPGFQCRVDSLFPPHRS is encoded by the coding sequence ATGGCTTCGACAGCCAGCCCGCCGCGAGTCACGCCGGACGATCTGCTCAAGATGCCGGACGGCGATCACTTCGAACTCGTGGACGGACAGCTGGTCGAGGACCGCATGAGCAACGAGTCCGCCTGGATCTGCCTCGAAATCGCCAGCCTCCTCCGGGAGTACGCCAGGGTCGATGGTCGCGGCGTGGCCTTCGCGGACGGACTGCAGCTTCGCTGCTTCCCGGACGATTCGGACCGCATCCGCAAGCCGGACGCCTGTTACTTCAGTGCGGCGCGGTTCAAGCCGGATCTCTTCCCGCAGGGCTACTGCCCGATCGCACCGGAGCTGGTCGTTGAGGTCGTCTCACCGCATGACGCCTATTACGAAGTCGAGCGCAAGGTCTACGAATACCTCGACGCCGGCGTGCTCCTGATCTGGGTCATCAGCCCCGAGAGCCGAACGATCGTCGCGTACGACCGATCGGGCCGGATCGATCACCTCACGTCGTCGCAGACCCTCACGGGGAACGACGTGCTGCCCGGTTTCCAGTGCCGCGTCGACTCGCTCTTTCCGCCGCACCGCTCTTAA